The following are from one region of the Mauremys mutica isolate MM-2020 ecotype Southern chromosome 22, ASM2049712v1, whole genome shotgun sequence genome:
- the SC5D gene encoding lathosterol oxidase: protein MDLVLNYVDYNFFTPYVYPTTWPEDEPFRQIISLLIVTNLGALVLYLLFGTLSYYLVFDHSLKQHPQFLENQVQLEIKYALQSLPWISIPTVALFFAEVRGYSRLYDNIEDSPYGWFGVILSMLSFLFFTDMCIYWIHRFLHHKLVYKRLHKPHHRWKVATPFASHAFHPVDGFLQSIPYHIYPFLFPLHKVTYLGLYVAVNVWTISIHDGDYRVPDFLKHIINGSAHHTDHHLYFDYNYGQYFTLWDKIGGSYKSPSSFEGKGPHDYLKKLKSGELASIKNDHADEDVVSRDSLKNK, encoded by the exons ATGGATCTAGTCCTGAACTATGTAGATTACAACTTTTTTACACCATACGTGTATCCAACCACATGGCCAGAGGATGAGCCCTTTCGTCAGATCATCAGTCTCCTTATTGTAACAAATCTTGGTGCACTTGTGCTTTATTTGCTGTTTGGAACTCTGAGCTACTACTTGGTTTTTGATCACTCTCTGAAGCAACACCCCCAGTTTCTAGAG AATCAGGTGCAGCTTGAGATAAAATATGCTCTCCAGTCACTTCCCTGGATCAGCATCCCCACAGTTGCACTCTTCTTTGCAGAGGTCAGAGGTTACAGCCGGCTTTATGACAACATTGAAGATTCTCCATATG GATGGTTTGGTGTAATCCTTAGCATGCTCTCCTTCCTTTTCTTCACCGACATGTGCATTTACTGGATTCACAGGTTCCTCCATCATAAACTTGTGTACAAG CGTCTGCACAAGCCCCATCACCGCTGGAAGGTTGCTACACCGTTTGCAAGTCACGCCTTCCACCCCGTGGATGGTTTCCTGCAGAGTATTCCCTATCACATCTATCCTTTCCTCTTTCCTTTGCACAAGGTGACCTACTTGGGTCTCTATGTTGCTGTCAATGTCTGGACAATCTCTATTCACGATGGCGATTACCGCGTGCCAGATTTCTTGAAACACATTATCAATGGCTCTGCCCATCACACTGATCATCACTTGTATTTTGATTACAACTATGGTCAGTATTTCACACTCTGGGATAAAATTGGCGGCTCCTACAAAAGCCCCTCGTCCTTTGAAGGGAAAGGGCCACATGATTATTTGAAAAAGCTAAAGAGCGGAGAATTGGCCAGTATTAAAAATGACCATGCAGATGAAGATGTGGTGAGTAGAGACAGCCTAAAGAATAAATAG